A window of Sutcliffiella cohnii contains these coding sequences:
- a CDS encoding D-alanine--D-alanine ligase, producing the protein MKTTLHLLYGGKSAEHKVSLQTALAVTKALNKDKFNVFPLFITEEGQWVRGKQLTGEVESVAQLQLTDKGTSIAPLALTEVNEQTDDKPVIFPLLHGPNGEDGTVQGMLELLNLPYVGNGVLASSAGMDKVIMKQLFAQAGLPQVGYVHFLRSEWEKNDELAYKKVEEELGYPVFVKPANLGSSVGINKAKNREELASAFKEAFDFDRKIIVEQGLENAREIEIGVLGNDEPQCSVLGEIVPKKEFYDYKAKYEDGNTAMIIPAEVDEQTYESVKEMAIKAFKAIDASGLVRADFFLTRDGELYINEVNTMPGFTPYSMFPLLWQHTGVAYPELIERLVQLAKDRHDEKQKIKFTF; encoded by the coding sequence ATGAAAACAACGCTTCATTTATTATATGGTGGAAAATCAGCAGAGCATAAAGTATCTTTGCAAACTGCATTAGCGGTAACGAAAGCATTAAATAAAGATAAATTTAATGTTTTCCCGTTATTTATAACAGAAGAAGGCCAATGGGTACGCGGGAAACAACTGACAGGGGAAGTAGAAAGTGTAGCACAATTGCAACTAACTGATAAAGGCACTTCCATTGCTCCATTAGCATTAACAGAGGTTAATGAACAAACAGACGACAAACCTGTCATTTTCCCTCTGCTACATGGTCCAAATGGAGAAGACGGTACGGTGCAAGGAATGTTAGAACTATTAAATTTACCTTATGTCGGTAACGGAGTCTTAGCTTCATCAGCTGGAATGGATAAAGTAATAATGAAGCAACTTTTTGCTCAAGCTGGTTTACCACAAGTCGGATATGTACATTTCCTCCGTTCTGAATGGGAGAAAAATGACGAATTAGCTTATAAAAAAGTGGAAGAGGAGTTAGGTTATCCTGTATTCGTAAAGCCTGCTAACTTAGGTTCTAGTGTTGGGATTAATAAGGCAAAAAACCGCGAAGAACTCGCTTCTGCTTTTAAAGAAGCTTTTGATTTTGACCGAAAAATTATTGTCGAGCAGGGCTTAGAAAATGCAAGAGAAATTGAAATAGGTGTGTTAGGAAATGACGAGCCTCAATGTTCTGTTTTAGGTGAAATTGTTCCGAAAAAAGAATTTTATGACTATAAAGCGAAGTATGAAGACGGAAATACAGCAATGATCATCCCTGCTGAAGTGGATGAGCAAACGTATGAAAGTGTTAAAGAAATGGCGATCAAAGCTTTTAAAGCAATCGATGCCTCAGGGCTAGTACGCGCCGACTTCTTCTTAACAAGAGATGGTGAGTTATACATTAATGAAGTAAATACGATGCCAGGCTTTACTCCATATAGTATGTTTCCTTTATTATGGCAACACACTGGGGTTGCTTACCCAGAATTAATTGAAAGACTCGTGCAACTAGCAAAAGATAGACATGATGAAAAACAAAAAATCAAGTTTACATTTTGA